The following are encoded in a window of Impatiens glandulifera chromosome 5, dImpGla2.1, whole genome shotgun sequence genomic DNA:
- the LOC124938930 gene encoding probable transcriptional regulator RABBIT EARS yields the protein MEERLPWVWTKHDGLMGATSHAQASMNPIFGDSWEEKAFAEDASGGLGGCIWPPRSYSCSFCRREFRSAQALGGHMNVHRRDRARLKQLPSPHTESLSYGHDLEVNKPIVSHVHQYPSWVGYQEAYNPKADQEQYDDGVSGLPMSLPSSVSIQGKLDLEENQKKPSILLCSWPNLSNDKNSQVLDHETRTIDLSINLNLVHTKRPPSPPRGEEEEEFVGLKRRRIESSLIPMIIPKPTLVGRGHRLEGLEIHSPGLMEGLDLELRLGDPPKVK from the coding sequence ATGGAGGAAAGATTGCCTTGGGTGTGGACAAAGCATGATGGTTTGATGGGTGCAACTTCCCATGCTCAAGCATCAATGAACCCTATTTTTGGTGATTCTTGGGAGGAAAAAGCATTCGCAGAAGATGCATCTGGAGGTCTTGGAGGGTGCATATGGCCACCAAGATCGTATTCTTGCAGCTTTTGCAGAAGAGAGTTTAGGTCAGCCCAAGCCTTAGGAGGTCATATGAATGTCCATAGGAGGGATAGGGCTAGGTTAAAGCAACTCCCATCTCCTCACACTGAAAGTCTATCTTATGGTCATGATCTTGAGGTGAATAAGCCTATAGTTTCTCATGTTCATCAATACCCATCTTGGGTTGGGTATCAAGAAGCTTACAACCCTAAAGCTGATCAAGAACAATATGATGATGGAGTTTCCGGGTTACCCATGTCATTACCTTCTAGTGTTTCAATACAAGGTAAGCTAGATCTTGAAGAGAACCAAAAGAAACCATCCATATTGTTGTGTTCATGGCCAAATCTTTCTAACGACAAGAACTCACAAGTCCTAGATCATGAAACAAGGACTATTGATTTGTCTATCAATTTGAACTTAGTCCATACGAAACGTCCGCCTTCTCCTCCCcgtggagaagaagaagaggagttTGTGGGTTTGAAGAGGAGAAGAATCGAATCATCTTTGATACCTATGATCATTCCGAAACCAACTTTAGTTGGTAGGGGTCATCGACTAGAAGGACTCGAAATTCATAGCCCAGGCTTAATGGAGGGACTAGATCTTGAGCTAAGACTTGGTGATCCGCCTAAGGTAAAGTAG